The Malassezia restricta chromosome I, complete sequence genome contains the following window.
CCCCTCTCCGACCGCGACACAGGAAGATATCGTACATTATGTTCTAAAATAGTATATTGATTCTCTTGTGTTGTATAAAGCGCTTGCTTTGAAATTTTCTCTCTTGTTTCTCGCGCTACTGGTCGTATCGAAACTGTCAGCATGCCATCGCAGCTGTCTTGCTATATGTTCTACCATGATGATGTTGCCTAGAACTTGTTTATTCGCTTCGGAGCTATTCTCTGAAGCATTCTATGAATCACTACATTAAACTTACCTCACGATTTACCACATTTCCCATTGTCCTCGACATGACAAGGGAGTGTATGAACCCAGCCAACGACATCTCTCGTGGCTCTGCTGTTGAGGATCCGTCCGCGACATGTCTGGATACGTTGTCGCCTTTGCTTCCGCTTTTTCCTCTTAGTGGTCCTGAGCATCACGGATCCATGCAGTCAGAATGGAGCGAGAGTACTTCGCCTAGTCTCGCAGACTCGTTGCTCTCGCTCGGCTTTGATTCTGCGGACACGATGGGTACGACGCTCTACAACAGCGACTTGCTCTCGGACTCATCTGTATCCCCAGTAACGACGCCAAAGGAAACCACAGCTTCGCGTCTTTTTGCGCCTGTCGATGCTGTCATGTTCCCCCACCAGGACACGGAGCTGGATGTCCCATCCCCGAAGCGCATGCGTATGGACGCTGAGATGCCAGCGCCCGGTATGTTTCAGTCTCTGCTGTCTGTCCTGCGCCATGACTTTACGCTCTTTCCTGGGGATGACGAACTGCACGTGCCGAGTAAGCAGGACCTTGACATGACGAATCCTAAGGCGGAGAAGGTGATGAGCTTGTTGGACACACTCAACGGGTCACCGACGCAGCAACCATCTGTTTCGACGCAGCTTCGATCAGGATCGTTAGACTCGACTCTGTCAGAGCCCAAGACGGCGCCTCCTGCATTGATGGAGAAGACGCCAACGTCCATGCCAGCGTCAGTGCTTCCCTCGCCACCGATAACGGGCCTGGCAGTGACGCCGGCCTCGATCagcgcgcctgcgctcTCAACAACATCGATGGGCGGCACCAAGTCGTTCCGTGGGACGCGTAGACGTCGTCGTgacgtggacgagctgcttccGCTGGATGCACCGATCCAACCACGGATGTATCACACCGAGTCGGCAACCTCGCGGCGAGACTCGAAAGATCACAGTAGCAGTGGTGAGGTTTCGCCCAAGAATGGCAACCCACTCGCTACGCCTACCTTGCCGTCGGCGGAGAACCAAGACGTGGATGCACGCGCTCTCAAGCGGCTAAGCAACACGATTGCTGCGCGTCGTAGCCGCCATCGCAAGGCTGAGGAGCTCAAGCGTCTCTATGACATGATTGAGCAACTTGAGAAGGAAGTAGGGGTGTGGAAGGGGCGATGCGAGGCAGCTGAGCAGGAGCGAGATCGTCTCAGGACGGACTCGGTTGCCTTGCGTATGTAAACGTGATAGGAGTTGCAAACCTATGGAATAATTTATTGCTGATGCTCTGTGGCTTCGAGCAGGAGCCCAGCTTCGCGGAGCATGGTCTCTAGTTCGCCAGTCTGGTGCAGGTTCAGCAAAATGTCGCAGCCGCCAACGAATTCACCATTGATGTACACTTGGGGGATGGTGGGCCAGTCGCTGAACTCCTTGATGCCATCGCGAAGTTCCTGGTCTTCGAGGCAGTTGTATGTAGCGACCTTGTCGGTGTTCACGCCCTGCACCTGCAGGATCTGGAGCACGGCACGGCTGAATCCGCATTGGGGCATGCTTGGCGAGCCTTTCATGAATACCACGAGTGGGTCCTCCTTCACAGCATTTTGGATCTTGACACGTGTATCGTTGGAGAgccagcgcatcatcgacGGCGATGCATTCACACGCATAGCCTGAGAAATGCGCAGCGAAGGACGCTTACCTGCTCGTATCAAGCTAATGAGTGCATTTACGTACCAGAAGTGATGCGGCTTGCTTAGCGAATATACCAGCCATGATCGATGTGGGAGGAGCAGTGCGCTGTTGGTTCTTGCCCTTGCCACCAGCTGACGAAAGGGCCAGATGGCCCAAGTCATAATTCCTCAATTTGTAAAAAAGCCAGCCCTTCGGAAAAAAAGAAATACGTCAACGCGACCACGACCCAGGTACGTACCGTGCCCAAGAGCGTGTGTGCTTGTCGAGGATGAAGACGTATTAGATGACGAGTATGAGAACGCGGATGCAAGTACGAATGTATGACGTATCTGCGAATCAATGCTTCGAACTCTGGCTACCAAACCTGAGACAAGCCATGCCGCACGCGACTACGAAGCAGGAGATACTGACGTGCCGCAGTACATGCCACCATACGACGATGACGATTCAGACTTTGAAGAGGATGTGTACTCCAATGTACAGCTAGGTTTAGCGGATGGGCcgctggaagaagacgatgaGTCGAATCCCCTCGTATCGAGGATCGGCGGACGTCCTGCATGGCTTCCGCTGCAGCCATCCAAGCTTCCTCCTGCGTCAGAGGTGCAGTGTGCCTACTGCAAGGAACCCATGCAGCTTCTTATTCAGATCTttgcgccgctcgaggaCTCGGCTTATGATCGAAACCTCTTTGTTTGGGGCTGTGCGCGGCCTCAGTGCCAAAGAAAAGGAAATGGATGGTATGTATAGACTTGGGGCGCTTGGAGATGAGGATGTAATTTCTTCATTTGATGGTTTTCTATGAAAACAACGCAACTTTGACTTTTTTTACATCTGAAAGCGCCTTGTGACTATGAACATGCTAACATGCAGCATCAAAGCAGTGCGTATGCTGAAGCACAATGCGCGGTGGGCAGCAAAACTTGCTAAGCGTGAGGCACAAAAGCGAGCTCGTGAAGAGCGCGTCAGGGCAGAGAAAGAGGCGGAAGAGGAGCGCTTGCGAAAGGAGCGCGAGACGAATCCATTCTCGATGAAGAACTCTGGCGGCTCGAACCTCTTTGGCGCATCGCTCTTCGATGAACCGGCTGCGCCGGAAAAGCAAGATGCAGATGCTGTGCAggatgaagacgacgatgatgacgacgatgacgatTACAATGAAGAGGAACGACTGGCAGAGGAAATGACGATCAAGGCatcgctggacgagcaaCACAAGCAGCTCCAAGACCACTGGGCTCACTCGGCGTCGCATTACACGGCGCCTCTATACCTCAATACCATTCCTGAGCCGGAGCCGGAACCCAAAGCtgtgcctgctgcgccgcaaAAGCTGCCGTCCCATGTGTCGTCGCTGGGATCGGGCGACACCGAAGAATACGAAAAGATGGTTATCGAAGGGATGGACCATGTGTTTGAGCGCTTCACTCGTCGTCTGGGCTCGGAGGCCCGGCAAGTTGTTCGATACGAATATGGaggtgcgccgctggcctTTACAGGCGCCGGTGCGCTGTTCCAGCAGTTATGGCCCAATGGCGTGCACGGTGACTATGACGCATCGGCTGTGCCCCCATGCCCCCAATGTGGTGCACCGCGTGTCTTTGAGCTGCAGCTCATGCCGAACTTGGCCAATCTGCTCCGTGTGGAGCATTTGAGCGATCTGACGCACGATGATGGCCGCCAGGACGCTGAGGCGCGGCGTCAAGCGGAAGTCGCGTCGGTGTTAGGACTGAAAAACAACGCCAGCTTATCTGATATGCGCACTGGCATTGCCTGGAGTACGGCCATGATTTTCGTGTGCAGCCGTGACTGCTGCCTGGACGCTACCGAGGGGTATGCCGTAGAATGGGTCGGCCTGCAGCATGAGTCGACCGACTTGTAGTAGTATTAGTCAGCATGGGCCCTGTTTCACGGACGCGGTTGGGCGCTAGCGGTGCCACTTGACTGTCATGTGCGAGGAAGGCCAGCGGCGGAtggcggcgcgtgtggaCGAGAAGCTGGCAGGCAACGATGCGTACTTGTGGTCGCTCGAGTTTTTCCCGCCACGCACAGCGCTCGGTCTTGCCAATCTGCTGGCGCGTATCTGGCGCATGTccacggcgctgcagccTGGTTGGGTGCATGTGACGTGGGGCACGGGCGGATCGACGTgccatgcgtcgctggagcTGGCGGCTCGCGTGCAGAATGGTGTGTATGATCCCGCCGAAGACTATACAAAAGTGACTGAGCCGCGGAGTGGTGCGTGTGACGTATGCCTGCACCTCACATGCACCAACGTCGAGCGTTCGTGTCTCGATGCCACACTCGATGAGGCGAAGCGTTTCGGGATCCGCAACATTCTCGCACTGCGTGGCGATTCGCCGCGCAACGAAGAGTACTGGGTTGCTACCGACCAGCGCCTCCAAAACGCCACGGATCTCGTCAAGTATATTCGTGAGCGACACGGCGATTACTTTTGCATTGGTGTGGCTGGCCACCCGGAAGGCCTAAAGCAGGGCATTGATTGTGATATCCCGCACGATCTGCGTGTGCTGAAGGCCAAGCAGGATGCCGGCGCGCGCTTTATCCTAACGCAGTTCTTTTACGATGTCGACAAGTTTGTGCGATGGGTGCAGGCCTGTCGAGATGCGGGAATTACGATTCCTATCATCCCAGGCGTGATGCCGATTCAAAACTATACCATATTTCGCCGCATGTCCAATCTGTGCGGTGTACATGCGCCTGAACATGTGCTCGCTCAACTCGAGTCCATCAAGCTGGACGATGCCAAGGTAAAAGACGAGGGTATCCAGCTCAGCATCGACATGATTCGTGCCGTGCGGAAGCAAACAGGATTGAAGACGTTTCATATCTACACGCTGAACTTGGAAaagagcgcgacgtgcgtgatCAAAGAGCTCTCAGAGGTCGCTCAGGCTGGCCAAGCGGCGCAGTCGCTGTCCAATTCCATGACATGGGACGAATTTCCCAACGGTCGTTATACTGATACACGCAGTCCTGCTTATGGTGAGATTGACGGCTACGGCGCCAGTCTCAAGGTGCCGCCCGAGGAGGCCGTGCGGCTGTGGGGCGTGCCTGTGGACGAAGACGATATTGCCAGTATATTCACGCGCTTCATTGAGGGTCAGTtgccgtgcatgccatgGTGCGACATCCCCGTGTGGAACGAGACGATGGAAGTGCTGCCGTCTCTTGTGCGGCTGAATGCGCCACGATCGAAAGGCGGCAAAAACTGGTGGACGGTGGGCTCGCAGCCGGCGGTCGATGGGTGTGACAGCACGGACCCCACGTACGGCTTCGGTCCACAAGGGGGCTACATTTTCCAAAAGGCCTTTGTGGAACTGTTCCTGACGCCAGAGGACAAGGATGCCTTGGTCAGGCATATTGAAGCGAACCCGTCGCCCGTCACATACTTTGCTGGTAAGTGGGACCCAGACTCGTTCCAGACGAACCTGGAGCGCGATGGCCTGAATACGGTCACCTGGGGTGTCTTCCCCGGCAAGGAGGTGGCGCAGTCGACGATCATTGAAGAGCCGTCCTTCCGCGCATGGTGTGACGAGGCTTTTGCTATATGGCGTGAGTGGGAATTGCTATTCCCACCCAAGTCAGCCACGCGCTCCTTGTTGCGAAAGATTCATGACGAGCGCTGGCTCGTTACGGTCGTTCATCACGACTACAAACATCCCGATGCCCTGTGGAAGCTGCTGGACCAAGTGTAGACAGCCTTGCCCCCCCCCCCCCACAACGGATCCAACTCCGTCATAGATAGTGGAGATATCTTTGTCCATGCACCAAGCCGTGTCGCGAGCTTTGGCGCATGTAAAGGCGGCCCAAACGGCGCTGGAAGAGGCCGTGCCGAGCGAAGAACCAGAGTCACTTCAACATGACGAGCTTGTGTCGGCCTATCGTGCGCTCCAGCGAGAgcacgaggagctgcgAGCACAGTACGAGGCGGACAAGCAGACATGGCGCGAATTCAAGCGTTGGTGGAAGCAGAAACTGCAAGCGAAGCGCGAAGCACGTCGAACGCCGTGGAGTCCACGCAAGGCGCGGGAGCGAATCCAGGCGCATCGGCGCCAAGTGCGGTCCCTAATGAGCGAGCAGCCAGGCCTATTCAAGGGCACGGGGCGGTATGCCCCGAGACCCACGGCAAACGAGCAAGCTCAGCGAGAGACGGCGCCTGAACCGACGCCGCCCGACTACTGGTACGTAAAGCTGTCTCACCGCCACAGGCAGTTGGGCTTCCCCAGCAGTTCCCAGGACGAGCCCCTTATGTAATGTAGGTGTGTACATGTCTCTCCTTTCTTCTGTGCCATGGCGACGCGTAAGCGAAAGAGCACGCAGGACGTGCCGGATGGCAAGCGCCACCacg
Protein-coding sequences here:
- a CDS encoding bZIP transcription factor, whose product is MNHYIKLTSRFTTFPIVLDMTRECMNPANDISRGSAVEDPSATCLDTLSPLLPLFPLSGPEHHGSMQSEWSESTSPSLADSLLSLGFDSADTMGTTLYNSDLLSDSSVSPVTTPKETTASRLFAPVDAVMFPHQDTELDVPSPKRMRMDAEMPAPGMFQSLLSVLRHDFTLFPGDDELHVPSKQDLDMTNPKAEKVMSLLDTLNGSPTQQPSVSTQLRSGSLDSTLSEPKTAPPALMEKTPTSMPASVLPSPPITGLAVTPASISAPALSTTSMGGTKSFRGTRRRRRDVDELLPLDAPIQPRMYHTESATSRRDSKDHSSSGEVSPKNGNPLATPTLPSAENQDVDARALKRLSNTIAARRSRHRKAEELKRLYDMIEQLEKEVGVWKGRCEAAEQERDRLRTDSVALRM
- a CDS encoding monothiol glutaredoxin; the encoded protein is MAGIFAKQAASLLRPSLRISQAMRVNASPSMMRWLSNDTRVKIQNAVKEDPLVVFMKGSPSMPQCGFSRAVLQILQVQGVNTDKVATYNCLEDQELRDGIKEFSDWPTIPQVYINGEFVGGCDILLNLHQTGELETMLREAGLLLEATEHQQ
- a CDS encoding pre-rRNA-processing protein TSR4; translated protein: MLRTLATKPETSHAARDYEAGDTDVPQYMPPYDDDDSDFEEDVYSNVQLGLADGPLEEDDESNPLVSRIGGRPAWLPLQPSKLPPASEVQCAYCKEPMQLLIQIFAPLEDSAYDRNLFVWGCARPQCQRKGNGCIKAVRMLKHNARWAAKLAKREAQKRAREERVRAEKEAEEERLRKERETNPFSMKNSGGSNLFGASLFDEPAAPEKQDADAVQDEDDDDDDDDDYNEEERLAEEMTIKASLDEQHKQLQDHWAHSASHYTAPLYLNTIPEPEPEPKAVPAAPQKLPSHVSSLGSGDTEEYEKMVIEGMDHVFERFTRRLGSEARQVVRYEYGGAPLAFTGAGALFQQLWPNGVHGDYDASAVPPCPQCGAPRVFELQLMPNLANLLRVEHLSDLTHDDGRQDAEARRQAEVASVLGLKNNASLSDMRTGIAWSTAMIFVCSRDCCLDATEGYAVEWVGLQHESTDL
- a CDS encoding methylenetetrahydrofolate reductase (NADPH), with product MCEEGQRRMAARVDEKLAGNDAYLWSLEFFPPRTALGLANLLARIWRMSTALQPGWVHVTWGTGGSTCHASLELAARVQNGVYDPAEDYTKVTEPRSGACDVCLHLTCTNVERSCLDATLDEAKRFGIRNILALRGDSPRNEEYWVATDQRLQNATDLVKYIRERHGDYFCIGVAGHPEGLKQGIDCDIPHDLRVLKAKQDAGARFILTQFFYDVDKFVRWVQACRDAGITIPIIPGVMPIQNYTIFRRMSNLCGVHAPEHVLAQLESIKLDDAKVKDEGIQLSIDMIRAVRKQTGLKTFHIYTLNLEKSATCVIKELSEVAQAGQAAQSLSNSMTWDEFPNGRYTDTRSPAYGEIDGYGASLKVPPEEAVRLWGVPVDEDDIASIFTRFIEGQLPCMPWCDIPVWNETMEVLPSLVRLNAPRSKGGKNWWTVGSQPAVDGCDSTDPTYGFGPQGGYIFQKAFVELFLTPEDKDALVRHIEANPSPVTYFAGKWDPDSFQTNLERDGLNTVTWGVFPGKEVAQSTIIEEPSFRAWCDEAFAIWREWELLFPPKSATRSLLRKIHDERWLVTVVHHDYKHPDALWKLLDQV